A window from Bubalus kerabau isolate K-KA32 ecotype Philippines breed swamp buffalo chromosome 5, PCC_UOA_SB_1v2, whole genome shotgun sequence encodes these proteins:
- the AVPR1B gene encoding vasopressin V1b receptor, with protein sequence MDSRPPWTAAPTPGSTHFTTNATTPWLGRDEELAKVEIGVLATVLALATGGNLTVLLTVGQPVRKRSRMQVFVLHLALTDLGVALFQVLPQLLWDITYRFRGPDPLCRAVKYLQVLSMFASTYMLLAMTLDRYLAVCHPLRSLQQPSRSTYPLIAAPWLLAAVLSLPQVFIFSIREVIQGSGVLDCWADFRFPWGPRAYITWTTLAIFILPVAMLTACYGLICHEICKNLKVKTEAGQAEGGSWGTGNRPSAHGRVAAARGLPSRVSSVSAISRAKIRTVKMTFVIVLAYIACWAPFFSVQMWSVWDENAPDEDSTNVAFTISMLLGNLSSCCNPWIYMGFNSHLWLHALRHLACCRGAGPRMRRRLSNGSLSSRHATLLTRSSGPLARGLSPGISRRPGPKDSLRGAEQVEGDAATETSIF encoded by the exons ATGGATTCCAGGCCTCCGTGGACCGCTGCTCCTACCCCGGGGAGCACCCATTTTACCACCAACGCCACCACACCCTGGCTGGGCCGGGATGAGGAGCTGGCCAAGGTGGAGATCGGCGTCCTGGCCACTGTCCTGGCGCTGGCGACAGGGGGCAACCTGACGGTGCTCCTGACGGTGGGGCAGCCGGTCCGCAAGCGCTCCCGCATGCAGGTGTTCGTGCTGCACCTGGCCCTGACCGACCTGGGCGTGGCGCTCTTCCAGGTGCTGCCCCAGCTGCTGTGGGACATCACCTACCGCTTCCGGGGCCCCGACCCGCTCTGCAGGGCCGTCAAGTACCTGCAGGTGCTGAGCATGTTTGCCTCCACCTACATGCTGCTGGCCATGACGCTGGACCGCTACCTGGCCGTCTGTCACCCGCTGCGCAGCCTCCAGCAGCCCAGCCGGTCCACCTACCCGCTCATCGCAGCGCCCTGGCTTCTGGCGGCGGTCCTCAGCCTCCCTCAAGTCTTCATTTTTTCCATACGAGAGGTGATCCAGGGCTCTGGAGTGCTGGACTGCTGGGCAGACTTCCGCTTCCCTTGGGGGCCACGGGCCTACATCACCTGGACCACCCTGGCCATCTTCATCCTGCCAGTGGCCATGCTCACAGCCTGCTACGGCCTCATCTGCCACGAAATCTGCAAGAACCTCAAAGTCAAGACGGAGGCTGGGCAGGCCGAAGGAGGGAGCTGGGGCACCGGGAACAGGCCCTCTGCTCATGGCCGCGTGGCAGCCGCGCGGGGGCTGCCGTCCCGGGTTAGCAGTGTCAGCGCCATCTCACGGGCCAAGATCCGAACTGTGAAGATGACCTTCGTCATTGTGCTGGCCTATATCGCCTGCTGGGCGCCTTTCTTCAGTGTCCAGATGTGGTCTGTGTGGGATGAGAATGCCCCCGATGAAG ATTCTACCAACGTGGCTTTCACCATCTCCATGCTTTTGGGCAACCTCAGCAGCTGCTGCAACCCCTGGATCTACATGGGCTTCAACAGCCACCTGTGGCTGCATGCCCTGCGCCATCTGGCCTGCTGCCGAGGCGCTGGGCCCAGGATGCGCAGGCGGCTCTCCAATGGCAGTCTGTCCAGCCGCCATGCCACCCTGCTGACCCGCTCCAGTGGCCCGCTTGCCCGCGgcctcagccccggaatcagcaGGAGGCCAGGGCCCAAAGACTCCCTGCGGGGCGCAGAGCAGGTGGAGGGCGATGCTGCCACTGAGACCAGCATCTTTTAG